From Bombus huntii isolate Logan2020A chromosome 4, iyBomHunt1.1, whole genome shotgun sequence, one genomic window encodes:
- the LOC126864719 gene encoding general transcription factor 3C polypeptide 1 isoform X2: MVSYSSINLVDSIIDEVALEGLDGITIEALWLRLAHRLHNPLPFPRSFMTQIWSICVQIREFTFYKLETPREPLVIFDRYQFVDPDLGIILEPENVPPDIYPHCPVNDVANGIKGSCSTYNTREDITGLVRNLSLEEVTKRYGQKLVIVASQCARNHALMGDEISPILELNIKQYCFLERVGRSRYHGEVTQGKLSLNALKEDSKSLFYLRKFLLRYKLITKQIHHQKSDNYGCNGSLLHLPRFFVERKPKMIFLAEEVIKILKSKPNYVAEYDEIKRELQIEKALSKLFKTSFFQKVVKTDIRIPYRTLYPKASPEEWQQKNDSTKEKKIKVVQLLVPNINILEAWNKDEIQDEDESQEINISNHRYGVPYLKQANTIIEDNRIDGVCQGSLAKIMGLTKLQSRTILRNIVKTNIVATYMSDVGRQRLAKYVSKRYEKASKLSKQFEKEMHKIKELTKQITTESDSLEKTKTIIKEEENTVINDEMESVEKVVESDIVNKDDLPEKRLYADRVELQKTFYVVNRILYKYRITKRPNRYKCIFSNYLLDKINKVQMKKENSFSNNMLLQISELSKNEKTVAAYKNIKVDIKVFKSTNEEKPENETYGFMEDIQNSEKKSVTNITYRILRRANMIMESVKKHRIIDDMTKLMKMIYEEEDKEGYDVKIDKKSLIRLLQKLAKDNLVKYIKITLSGNGKEKHLTYICDPNIDVNSTIIQSTVEQAKLKFFFMTSQRPKSSLKHTENTTKFVLNKDVNDAHKFETDQSPFQQSTIIPTSSKCNSRISRKYGYSPKFLRMKALHIFLFYLVYEHPGDQTLSKAEQIQILRDNDFNITEELTEEFSTIYTKDVSWKMFVPPLPQYNGWPRGWTLMCDFLLRLPLSIFLKIHYVSFTIPEIDKYINHPIRKHYLVRDLPVDIRNSLFYARKYVFHIHETVTRLCYIGLVQFGPQKLKEKDQVFIYVNRRTELMDTTSSTPSYHVIEDKQYLVIKYNFTEIQVVEKYWYDMWNTCMNTPLGGRLVVEGKDIVLEDLNKKVDMIQSLVARSPEEAVKFDTGKVPGDRKGAAGTDSACFAYLKRNWNWGFSNFEVRQKRKQQNIVYERDSYLSKIKAKPLRFTEFSGLKTVSGPPSLSATEFKKKVQTKNNENLDQQNKYEALTYQRSTKQKSYVRRVQPRKCSSKRRTKYDEVDYRALQRMHKLRVNWKPYEDKILLVCKVAMVYFCPNPRKQAITFSTVRDVLRSYSYSSHNKTSKACQRRLLYMLRQQRNVDTVALGVEELKQNFFLKKRFGGIVNKLKEGHKSSPEYEKQVTEAFKSLVAYIAKKYYDISDGGSKEPLPVPKTVQEFNLFYKVVHPTKPFYNRGFTKDIQNINDIHSAVVNSVINSSMCCGKDRRSWTYQLFKIYQQYPDMLLRNALTKIHSDQMVTIKKNHLPNIRKHGNYMPMSSSQYQLSNTYIYKFHTKWPYALFKESYDVFYKLSNWYCHNEMNDQSKTSDNFNGVEILPITGGLIGAIHDYIVQDKIDFDIEIPDQVIMLDPRLKEKDETYFRIAKRYQDILANLDNLKFIKEFSLQNSGTMIDLEKHDNKSFDAHTATIHYNDVHNVDVKSDKDGFSDLDTEKNTHLQEFESEKTNFKDSKPFTDCDEINFNIDEENGHNVIDDKQNIIKFQDGIKIELNKDDVKRSTLCDEDSMMETEEDKICTVDNPKIDSAVQVRDTGESLYKLPEFENVIHVQHNPVLLLESTSSKDEDRMLNIENSSSFHLDLQLNTDKENKLITSERKRRRNDNEDMFDLGKPAQKKKILDHKIVDAEENEEALRRNDIILIETPNKTQNEDSREHSTKETIEINDVKSSNEQYISNNEREISLQPKKGSGNGFTLVSDILKNIPTEQSYLNSYCKIDDSDVHKRYTRIALLRMREELSELTVADSHHAHEYFVVNMFKVYYSLYRSNSQKIDKTEVFKDLSIPSDLLPLRLNAINDLIQEINKFAVYPKDGISYSDFKKKLPNNCSMDLNNMEAIFKFVCDKKELGATIQELIDEFEDTLGENLYQIVSFLTNNHLFLRSGVTTVRYIHHRYADSWLIHSYKISRLEKESLIPMPKGTVYVTESGEALDKDNDITMIEETKQNLTIPLENESFKIAGENIAEKNIQLETKDNDENMNEDSTRDTSSHSDEEYNTEMKKRISRKRIKLLPQKDKLKDVKQLDLNNKQEIKVAIKPWIRVDGVLNRRVLDRMLGSILSYCLTHPGISLSKIQNRFVPALQPYHTRELVEILIKLGCLDKILLKESHVTLFSKPSQVKPRFLSYNNFAIRR, translated from the exons ATGGTGTCATATTCATCAATTAATTTAGTAGATTCAATAATCGACGAGGTTGCATTGGAAGGTTTGGATGGAATTACTATAGAAG cACTATGGTTACGTTTAGCTCATCGACTTCACAATCCTTTACCATTCCCAAGATCATTCATGACTCAGATATGGTCAATATGCGTACAGATCagagaatttacattttacaaattaGAAACTCCAAGGGAACCACTTGTAATTTTCGATCGCTATCAGTTTGTGGATCCTGATTTAGGTATCATATTGGAACCA GAAAATGTACCTCCAGATATTTATCCACATTGTCCTGTGAATGATGTTGCAAATGGTATTAAAGGATCTTGTTCTACTTATAATACTCGGGAAGATATCACAGGACTTGTAAGAAACCTTAGCTTAGAAGAAGTTACTAAAAGATATGGACAAAAATTAGTTATTGTTGCATCACAATGTGCTAGAAATCATGCCCTAATGGGGGATGAAATATCTCCAATActtgaattaaatataaaacagtaTTGTTTTTTAGAAAGAGTAGGTAGATCACGATATCATGGCGAAGTTACTCAGGGAAAACTTAGTCTCAATGCACTAAAAGAAGATTCTAAAAGCTTATTTTATcttcgaaaatttttattacgttataagctaatAACGAAACAAATACATCATCAGAAAAGTGATAATTATGGTTGTAATGGAAGTCTGTTACATCTTCCAAGGTTTTTTGTTGAAAGAAAACCAAAAATGATTTTCTTGGCAGAAGAAGTTATCAAAATTCTTAAATCAAAACCCAATTATGTTGCAGAATATGACGAAATAAAACGTGAACTGCAAATTGAAAAAGCATTAAGCAAATTGTTTAAAACTTCATTTTTCCAAAAAGTTGTAAAAACAGATATTAGAATACCATATAGAACTTTATATCCTAAAGCATCACCAGAAGAATGGCAGCAAAAAAATGATTCTacaaaggagaagaaaattaaagtAGTACAGTTATTAGTACCAAATATTAATATCCTTGAAGCATGGAATAAAGATGAAATACAAGATGAAGATGAATCTCAAgagataaatatttcaaatcaTAGATATGGTGTGCCATATTTGAAACAAGCAAATAcaataattgaagataataGAATTGATGGTGTATGCCAAGGAAGTTTGGCTAAAATAATGGGATTAACGAAATTACAATCACGGACGATTTTGCGAAACATAGTTAAAACGAATATTGTTGCTACTTATATGAGTGACGTTGGTAGACAAAGGCTTGCAAAATATGTATCGAAAAGGTATGAGAAAGCTAGTAAGCTAAGTAAACAGTTTGAGAAAGAAATGCATAAAATTAAAGAACTTACAAAGCAAATTACGACTGAAAGTGATAGCTTGGAAAAAACTAAAACGATTataaaggaagaagaaaatactGTTATTAATGATGAAATGGAGAGTGTAGAAAAGGTGGTTGAATCTGATATTGTTAATAAGGATGACCTACCAGAAAAACGGTTGTACGCTGACAGAGTAGAATTACAAAAAACGTTTTATGTTGTTAatcgtatattatataaatatcgtatAACAAAACGCCCAAATAGATATAAATGCATTTTCTCTAACTACTTATTGGATAAAATCAATAAAGttcaaatgaaaaaagaaaattcattcTCTAATAATATGTTACTACAAATTTCTGAATTATCAAAGAATGAAAAGACAGTAGCtgcatataaaaatataaaagttgacataaaagtttttaaatcaacaaatgaagaaaaaccagaaaatgaaacatatggatttatggaagatataCAAAATAGCGAGAAGAAAAGTGTGACAAATATTACATATAGAATATTGCGAAGAGCTAATATGATTATGGAATCAGTTAAAAAACATCGGATCATTGATGATATGACAAAGTTAATGAag ATGATATATGAGGAAGAAGATAAAGAAGGGTATGATgtaaaaatcgataaaaaatcGTTAATAAGATTGCTACAAAAGCTTGCAAAAGATAATTtagtgaaatatataaaaataactcTGAGTGGAAATGGTAAAGAGAAACatttaacatatatatgtgaTCCAAACATTGATGTTAATAGTACCATTATTCAGTCAACCGTGGAACAagcaaaattgaaattctttttcaTGACTTCTCAAAGACCTAAATCGTCTCTGAAACATACAGAAAATACaacaaaatttgtattaaacaAAGATGTTAATGATGCACACAAATTTGAAACTGATCAATCTCCATTTCAACAATCTACAATAATACCAACAAGTTCTAAATGTAATTCTAGAATATCAAGAAAATACGGATATAGTCCGAAATTTCTTCGTATGAAAGCATtacatatctttttattttatttggtTTATGAACATCCTGGTGATCAAACTCTTTCAAAAGCGgaacaaatacaaattttacgaGATAATGATTTTAACATTACAGAAGAGTTAACAGAGGAATTCAGTACGATTTATACTAAAGATGTTAGCTGGAAAATGTTTGTTCCGCCTTTGCCACAATATAATGGTTGGCCTCGAGGATGGACATTAATGTGTGACTTTCTTTTACGACTTCCTTTATCGATATTCTTGAAGATTCATTATGTTTCATTTACAATACcagaaatagataaatatataaatcatCCTATTCGGAAACATTATTTAGTTAGAGATTTACCAGTTGATATTCGAAATTCTTTGTTCTATGCACGGAAGTATGTATTCCATATTCATGAAACTGTAACAAGATTATGTTATATTGGATTGGTACAGTTTGGACcacaaaaattaaaagagaaggatcaagtatttatttatgtgaATCGTCGTACTGAATTAATGGACACAACATCTTCTACTCCTAGTTATCATGTAATTGAAGATAAACAATATCTTGTAATCAAATATAACTTTACTGAAATTCAGGTAGTTGAGAAATACTGGTATGATATGTGGAATACATGTATGAATACGCCTTTAGGTGGACGACTTGTTGTTGAAGGAAAAGATATAGTGTTAGAGGATTTGAATAAGAAAGTTGATATGATTCAATCATTGGTAGCTCGCTCTCCAGAAGAAGCTGTCAAATTTGATACTGGCAAAGTACCTGGAGATCGCAAAGGTGCTGCTGGAACAGATTCAGCATGTTTTGCTTATCTTAAAAGAAATTGGAATTGGGGTTTTTCTAATTTTGAAGTCCGGCAGAAAAGGAAACAGCAGAATATAGTTTATGAAAGAGATTCGTATCTTTCTAAAATAAAGGCAAAACCTCTTAGATTTACTGAATTTTCTGGTTTAAAAACAGTATCTGGGCCTCCTTCTTTAAGTGCAACAGAATTCAAAAAGAAGgtacaaactaaaaataatgaaaatttggaTCAGCAGAACAAATATGAAGCGTTGACATATCAGCGAAGCACGAAGCAAAAATCCTATGTTAGAAGAGTACAGCCTCGTAAATGTAGTAGTAAAAGACGAACAAAGTATGATGAGGTTGATTATCGAGCATTGCAACGGATGCACAAGTTACGAGTAAACTGGAAACCATACGAGGATAAGATTTTGCTTGTTTGTAAGGTCGCTATGGTATATTTTTGTCCAAATCCACGTAAACAAGCAATAACATTTTCTACAGTAAGAGACGTGCTACGGTCATATTCATACAGTTCACACAACAAAACGTCAAAAGCTTGTCAACGACGACTTTTATATATGCTCAGACAACAACGAAACGTTGATACTGTTGCTTTAGGAGTTGAAGAACTCAAACAGAACTTTTTCCTTAAAAAGCGGTTTGGTGGTATTGTGAATAAACTCAAAGAAGGACATAAAAGCTCGCCTGAATATGAGAAGCAAGTTACAGAGGCGTTTAAATCACTTGTTGCCTACATTGCAAAGAAGTATTATGATATCTCAGATGGTGGATCTAAAGAACCACTGCCTGTACCAAAAACAGtgcaagaatttaatttattttacaaagttGTACATCCTACAAAACCATTCTATAATCGTGGTTTCACAAAAGATATTCAAAATATCAATGACATACACTCTGCAGTCGTAAATTCTGTCATTAATAGTTCCATGTGTTGTGGAAAAGATAGAAGATCCTGGACatatcaattatttaaaatatatcaacaATATCCTGACATGTTGTTAAGAAATGCTCTGACAAAAATTCATAGTGATCAAATGGTTACCATTAAAAAGAATCACTTGCCTAATATAAGAAAACATGGTAATTATATGCCGATGAGTAGTTCTCAGTATCAATTAAGtaatacttatatatataaatttcatactAAATGGCCATATGCTTTATTCAAAGAATCATATGATGTTTTCTATAAACTTAGTAATTGGTATTGTCATAATGAAATGAATGATCAAAGCAAAACATCAGATAATTTTAATGGCGTTGAAATACTCCCGATTACTGGTGGTTTAATAGGAGCGATACATGATTATATTGTACAAGATAAAATAGATTTTGATATTGAAATACCTGATCAAGTTATAATGCTTGATCCTagattaaaagaaaaagatgaaacATACTTTAGAATAGCTAAACGATATCAAGATATATTGGCTAATTTggataatttgaaatttataaaagaattttctttGCAAAACAGTGGTACAATGATTGATCTTGAAAAGCATGACAACAAAAGCTTTGATGCCCATACTGCTACTATACATTATAATGATGTACATAATGTTGATGTAAAATCAGATAAAGATGGTTTCTCGGATTTAGATACAGAGAAGAACACACATTTACAAGAATTTGAAAGtgagaaaacaaatttcaaagatTCGAAACCTTTTACTGATTGTgacgaaataaatttcaatattgatGAGGAGAACGGTCATAATGTAATTGAtgataaacaaaatataattaaatttcaagatGGAATTAAAATTGAGTTAAACAAAGACGATGTCAAGCGTTCAACACTTTGTGATGAGGATTCAATGATGGAAAcagaagaagataaaatatgTACTGTTGATAATCCTAAAATAGATAGTGCGGTACAAGTAAGAGATACTGGCGAAAGTTTATATAAACTGCCtgaatttgaaaatgtgaTTCATGTACAACATAATCCTGTATTATTATTGGAAAGTACAAGTAGTAAAGATGAAGATAGAAtgttaaatattgaaaattcatCTTCATTCCATTTAGACCTTCAATTGAATACagacaaagaaaataaattaattacatctGAGAGAAAAAGGCGAAGGAATGATAATGAAGACATGTTTGATTTAGGTAAACCTGctcaaaagaagaaaatattagaTCATAAAATTGTAGATGCAGAAGAGAATGAAGAAGCATTACGAAGAAATGATATCATTTTGATTGAAACACCAAATAAAACACAAAATGAAGATTCAAGAGAACATTCTACAAAAGaaacaattgaaattaatgatgtAAAATCTAGTAATGAACAATATATTTCGAATAATGAACGTGAAATTTCTTTACAACCAAAAAAGGGCAGTGGAAATGGTTTTACACTTGTAAGTGATATCctaaaaaatattccaacaGAACAGAGTTATTTGAATTCATACTGCAAGATTGATGATTCAGATGTACACAAGCGGTATACTCGTATAGCTTTATTGCGAATGAGAGAAGAATTAAGCGAACTCACAGTAGCAGATAGTCATCATGCACATGAATATTTTGTTGTAAATATGTTCAAagtttattattctttatatCGATCAAACTCACAAAAAATTGACAAAACTGAAGTCTTTAAAGATCTATCAATACCCTCAGATCTATTACCTTTAAGATTAAATGCTATAAATGACTTAAtacaagaaataaataaatttgcagTTTACCCTAAAGATGGTATTTCATATTCTGATTTCAAAAAAAAATTGCCCAATAATTGTTCAATGGATTTGAACAATATGGAagcaatatttaaatttgtatgtGATAAAAAAGAACTTGGAGCTACTATCCAAGAGTTGATA GATGAATTTGAAGATACATTAGGAGAAAATTTATACCaaatcgtttcttttcttaccAATAATCATCTATTCCTGCGGTCCGGTGTAACTACGGTTCGATATATACATCATCGTTATGCTGATTCTTGGCTAATACATTCATATAAAATAAGCCGTCTTGAAAAAGAATCGCTTATACCAATGCCTAAAGGAACTGTGTATGTGACAGAATCTGGAGAAGCATTAGACAAAGATAATGATATAACTATGATAGAAGAAACCAAACAAAATCTTACTATACCATTAGAAAATGAATCATTCAAAATTGCTGGTGAAAATATAgctgaaaaaaatattcagttagagacaaaagacaatgatgaaaatatgaatgaaGATTCCACTAGAGATACATCTAGTCATAGCGATGAAGAATACAACACAGAGATGAAGAAAAGGATATCAAGAAAGAGGATTAAATTACTACCCCAGAAAGATAAACTTAAAGATGTGAAACAGTTAGATTTGAA TAACAAACAAGAAATAAAGGTAGCTATAAAACCATGGATTCGAGTAGATGGTGTTTTAAATCGTAGGGTACTTGATCGTATGTTGGGATCAATTTTGTCATACTGTTTAACACATCCGGGTATATCGTTatcaaaaatacaaaatagaTTTGTCCCTGCTCTGCAACCATATCATACACGAGAATTAGTCGAG ATATTGATAAAGTTGGGATGCTTGGACAAAATACTCTTGAAAGAATCACATGTGACATTATTTTCAAAGCCATCACAAGTTAAACCAA GGTTTCTAAGCTATAATAATTTTGCCATCCGTCGTTGA